In Capsicum annuum cultivar UCD-10X-F1 chromosome 11, UCD10Xv1.1, whole genome shotgun sequence, one genomic interval encodes:
- the LOC107847050 gene encoding LOW QUALITY PROTEIN: non-functional NADPH-dependent codeinone reductase 2-like (The sequence of the model RefSeq protein was modified relative to this genomic sequence to represent the inferred CDS: deleted 1 base in 1 codon), with protein MRLKERAALSSANNMNQQIPIPEIPLPSGCRSMPVLGFGTAADPPVEPKLLESAILQAIELGYRHFDTAALYNSEKPAGEAITEAINGGLIESREQLFITSKLWCSDAHPQHVLPALNKTLQNLKMDYIDLFLIHWPVSSKSGIHEYPIKKKDFLPMDFKSVWAAMEECQKLGLTKSIGVSNFSCKKLADVLATAQIPPAVNQVEVNPCWQQRKLRDFCKRNGVFVVGYSPLGSIGTFYGTNRVMESQVLKEIAKAKGKTVAQVALRWGCEQGIGVVVKIYNKERMKQNLEIFDWSLSDDDCRKISKIPQSRACLGKDYTSHYGPYKTIEELWDEEL; from the exons ATGAGGTTAAAAGAAAGGGCGGCACTGTCCTCTGCCAACAACATGAACCAACAAATCCCTATACCTGAAATTCCTCTTCCGTCCGGCTGCCGAAGTATGCCGGTATTAGGTTTTGGCACGGCAGCAGATCCACCTGTAGAACCA AAATTGTTAGAAAGTGCTATTCTTCAAGCAATTGAACTTGGGTATAGGCATTTTGACACAGCTGCTTTATACAATTCTGAAAAACCAGCTGGTGAAGCTATAACTGAAGCAATTAATGGAGGATTAATTGAATCTCGTGAACAATTGTTTATTACTTCGAAGCTATGGTGTAGTGATGCTCATCCTCAACATGTTCTTCCTGccctcaacaaaacactaca GAATCTGAAGATGGATTATATTGATTTGTTCCTAATACACTGGCCAGTAAGTTCTAAGTCAGGAATACATGAGTatccaattaaaaaaaaggaCTTTCTTCCAATGGATTTCAAGTCAGTTTGGGCAGCAATGGAAGAGTGCCAGAAACTTGGACTCACCAAGTCCATTGGAGTTAGCAACTTTTCTTGCAAGAAGCTTGCTGATGTTCTTGCCACTGCCCAGATTCCCCCTGCTGTTAATCAA GTAGAAGTAAATCCATGTTGGCAGCAACGGAAGCTGAGAGATTTCTGCAAGAGAAATGGAGTTTTTGTTGTTGGATATAGTCCTTTAGGATCCATAGGTACCTTTTATGGAACCAACAGAGTTATGGAATCTCAAGTGCTCAAAGAAATAGCAAAGGCCAAAGGCAAGACCGTGGCGCAG GTTGCTTTAAGATGGGGATGTGAGCAAGGCATTGGTGTGGTGGTAAAGATCTATAACAAAGAGAGAATGAAACAGAATCTTGAGATTTTCGACTGGTCATTAAGTGATGATGATTGCAGAAAGATTAGTAAAATCCCACAAAGTAGAGCTTGTCTTGGTAAAGATTACACATCTCATTATGGGCCTTACAAAACAATTGAAGAACTCTGGGATGAAGAACTCTGA